In Camelus dromedarius isolate mCamDro1 chromosome 16, mCamDro1.pat, whole genome shotgun sequence, the genomic stretch TCTCAattccaaaaagagaaaagaatgagccCTGTGAAGTAGTGTGCTGGTTTCACCACCATTCATATGGAAAGTTATATAAActcttttatttttggaagcCAATAAATTTCAGCCCATTAATTAAAGTTATGACAGTAATTACTAGTGTAACTAAAAACAAGCTACATCTAGTCCAAAAtatcacagaggagaaaacaaaaagaatgtatCTCATATAGTAAatgggagaaaacaaaagaagcatataaaactgaaaaaaaaagactggattaaaatgaaagatatctatttaaaaattaatataagtgagacagcccaaaaataaacccatacacctatggtcaattaacctagacaaaggaggtaagaataaacaatggagaaaagacagtcttttaaaCAACTGGCATTGataaagctggacagctacatgtgaatcagtgaaattagaacactcccccataccatatacaaaaataaactcaaatggttTCAAGACCTagatataagacatgacaccataaaactcctacaagagaacataagcaaaatattctcatacataaatcatagcaatattttcttagatctgtCTCCcaaggcagaagaaataaaaggaaaaataaacaaatgggacctaatcaaacttaaaagcttttgcacagcaaagaaccATCagcaaaacgaaaagacaacctacaaaatgggagaaaatatttgcaaatgatgcaactgacaaagggttaatatccaaaatatccaACAGCTCATATACCTCAgtatccaaaaaacaaacaacccagtcaaaaagtgggcagaagacctaaacagacatttctccaaagaagacatacagatgaccaacaggcacataaaaaggtTCTCAACATCGCTAtttattagagaaaagcaaatcaaaatcacaatgaggtatcacctcgcactggtcagaatggccatcaaaaagtctacaaataatatgctggagagggtgtggagaaaagggaacccttctactctgctggtgggaatgtaaattggtgcagccactgtggagaacagtatggaggttcctgaaaaaactaaaactaaatccaccatatgatccagcaatcccacacctgggtatatatctagaaaagacaaaaactctaatccaaaaagatacatgcacctcaatgttcatagcagcactatttacaatagccaagacatggaaacaacccaagtgcccatcaacagacaactggctctagaagatgtggtgtatatatacacataaaatgtacacacgcacacacgcacaatGGAATATCagtcagacataaaaaagaatgaaatattgccatttgcagcaacatagatcgACCTGGAGaatatcacactaagtgaaataagtcagacagagaaagacaaatattatatgatatcacttatatgtggcatcctTTAGATtcataatacaaatgaatctatatacaaatcagaaacagactcacagacatagaaaacaaacttatggttaccaaaggtgaaagtgggggaggataaattacgagtatgggattaacagatacaaactactatacataaaatacataagcaacaaggattcactgtatagcacaaggaattgtAATACCCGTATCTTGtaatacctataatggaaaataatctgaaaaaaaatgtatatataaaaccgaatcactttcctgtacacctcaaactaacataatattgtaaatcaactatacttcaatttaaaaagaaaaatgaatataaatgagATACACTCATCTCCTAAAGGAAAAAGGGCTCTTAAcatactcagtttttaaaaaccaaaaccaaaacttaTACACAACCTATAGAAGAAATACCATAAGCTTGGGTACACAGTAGAGTAGCATCTTGGGGGgaactttaaaaatctcaatGCCCAGGATGAATTCAAGattaattaaatcagaatctttgaGTGTGAGACCAGGTGCCAATATGTTATAAATTCCTCAAGAGGTTACCATATACTGCCAAGGCTGAGGATCGCTCATCTAAACCAGAAGCTCAAAAAGGTTGGAAATAgaaggaagggtatagctcaagtggcagagcgcatgcttagcatgcatgaggtcctaggttcaatccccagtaccttctctaagaataaatcaatgaataaacctaaatacctcccctccaccaaaaaaaaaaaaaaaaggttggaaaTAAAAGGATGGCAGAGATACATTAAGCaatgcaagtaaaaagaaatcaaggaccatttcattcatataactGAAAGATGAATTCAAAGCAAAAAGTATTAAACAGGACACTGACGTTCATTTCATAATGATGAAGGTACAGTTCCACCCACCGTGAAATCATAGCCATCACGAGTTGCTTGTGGACCGAATCACAGACCACTGAAATGTTAGGGCGATTCACATGAAAGTGACACTTTATAAGCCAATACTGATAGAATATTGGCAATTTCAGCCTGGTCAGTACAGCAAAATATGTTTGTAATCATTCTACCAtgttcatatatacatatttatgactTACTAGCTGTGCGGGGTAAAGGGGTGGATCTATGCAAGTGCCCGGTATACGGTAAGGGCTCGGTAAATGTTACCATTAatctcctcctttccccccaaaTGCCCCACCTGTTCTAATGCGTTGGTTCTTCCCTGTGAATTTTGGTGTTCGGGGTTGTGGTCTGGTGACAGCAGTGGGCAGGGAGATCTGGGGTGCTTCAGAGGGACCCAGGAACCCAGGGCAGGCACGTCTCTGGGAATCCCGCCCACTCTGTTCCTTTCCCGCAAGGGACCATGCCATCCTTTCACACAGGCCAGCACACAGCAAGCAGGGACTCTTGGTGCCTCCGTGGTGTTCTCCAACCCTAACTTCTGGCCCTTTAGTTCATCCTGCCTCGCATTCTGTCTCCTGACCTGCTCCCTAGTCATCTGGCTCCTCTGTGCCACCTCCTGGCTGTAACCTCCCATCTCTTAGAATCAGTGGTGGGTCCACCATGAACCTCCCAGAGCTCTACCAGACCTCTGCTTCTggattcttccttaaaaaaaataacaaaaccagcCTAACGCAGCCTCGCGGAGTCTGCATTCCCAAGATCTCCACCTGCCTTTGGAAAAGCTGCGCGGTCTCACCTGCTCCTCTCTGGAGTTGATGATGACCAGATGGGCGTTCTCCAGCTGGCAGTACTTCTCAGCCTCGAGCCAAGGCTTCCCACTGCGAGAGAACCAGTAGCAGCTGCCTTCATAGTCCACCCAGTTAACTGGGCAGCACTGTGTGCCTGAGGGGATTGAGGGGCAGAGGGCGATGAGATCCAGCCGGAGGGGACAGGCAAGAGGGACCGGagagccccccgcccccatccctaCCGTTGCTCTGGAGGAACGCCAACTGGCATGTCAGCATGCGCAGATCCACCGGGAAGTGCTTCAGATGGAGAAGCAGGGTGGCATGATCTAGGGGGCGGAGTGGTGGACGTTGGTGTGGGCAGTGTGGGCGGCCCACCTACCCGGACTCCAGTGTTCGGCTGGGggaacaccacacacacatacacgcactcactcactcactcaaagGAGGGTCTCTGACCTGCTTTCAAGGCTTGCTGCTGTTTTTCCAACTTGGCTTCCAGAGATGTCACCTTGTCACCTGTGCTGCCTCCTGTAAAAGAGGAAAGCTAGACATTTCCCTCTGTTCTGCCTCCCTGACACCCCTCCATCCTCACGCACTGGAGCGCCATCACCTGGACCTGGGACACTGCACACTCTGCTCTCTGGTGCCCTGCAAACACACACCCCCTGTTCTGCCCAGTCTTCCCTATGCTGCACagcgtttgtttgttttttaataggtTTTTTAGGTGGGGttaggagggaggtaattaggtttacttatttattttagaggaggtactggggacagaGCCAgaacctcgtgcctgctaagcatgcgctctaccacttgagctgtaccctccccactctgcacGGTGGTTTTCTGAAGCACCAACAGCTGAGGCTGCTCCCTGCTCAGCTCCTTCCAAAAGATGctcattttctcaaaataaagcCCCACAACTTAGCACAGCTTGCCTGCATGGCCTGGCCCCTCCCGCCTCTCTGGCCCACCTCTCCTGCCACCTTGGAGGTATTTACAACCCCCAAACGTGCAGTGGTCTTCCTCACCCCCTGGTTGTCAGAGATTCTGTTCTCTACCTGGCTCTGGCCTCCGTCCTCTACTCTAACTCCTTCCTGTTCATCCTACAGGGCCCCTGGGCTCAGGGACCAGCATCCTTGGAAGTTTTGCCCAGCTTCTTGGGCTAGGTTATCCTCCCCCCGGCCTGTGCCCCAACAGCACCACAAACACACCCCTACTGAAGACCCAGCACTGGGCACCCAGCTCGGAGCCCAGCAAACCCACACGGACAAATCAACCCCTTGACCATCCAGCCCAGcaggcccctccccccaggggaGCACCCACTCACCATGGGAGCTCAGAGCCAGGATCTCCGTCAGGGTGCCCGAGGAGAAGTTGTCGGAAGTTTCCTTTAGGGTCTGTAGCTCCACCTGCAGCTGTGCTCCTTGTCAGGAAACAGGACAAGGTGGAGGGGGCGGTGTCCCATAGGACAGCCCCCATCGCTGTCCCTCTGACTGTCCCCTCCACTGCCCCATCACTGCCTCTCACTGCCTCCCATCTCTTCTCCTAACACAGCTCTCCTCGCCCCCAGCACTGCCCCATCCCTGTGACCCTCACTTTGGGACCATATCACACAGACGGCCACCAGCAGCAGGACGTTGAAGCCCAGGACAAGCAGACTGAGGTGGAAGTTGGAGCAGAGACGCTGAAGCAGAAAGGGCTGTGGAGGAGGCGTCCCTGCAAGAGAAGCGGCGTGAGGACCAGGGACGTCGGAGGCGGGAGGACCAGGGACGTCGGAGGCGGGGGCACCAGGGAACGAGCGTTATGGAGCATCGGGGACAGAGTCTGAGGACATGCAGCCTGGACGGACGGAAGGAAAGTGGATGGGGGGGGAGCTGCTGGGGGAGTCAATGGGTTTTGACCCCAGCATTCATGAATGGCGCACACAAACCTTTGCACACTTGCAGCCACATGAACGAGGGCAAACAGGCACACACACCCAAACAGGGGCACACGACACACAGGCACATGATATTCACAGCCCCGATCGTGGACCTGGCGGACTTCGAGGCTGGACCCCGTGTTCTTAAAATCCATGCCTGGGCCCCTCAGATAAATCCAAAGCTGAGACAACCATCCCCAATTCCACAGGGATCCTTAAGTCCAGGTCACTCACTCCACCGCAGACCGCTCTGCGAGGGCCACGCCCCAGGCCCACCCTctcacctcccaccaccccctgcccccaacccccgccccccagAAACCCTTGTTCCACCATGAACCCCTCCCCTGAGCGCTCCGTCATCTCGCAGAGACGTCTCCTCCCCGCGACCAGGCTGAGCCCCGACCCCACACACGTGCAATCACACACCCATTTTTCACTTCAGGCTCACAGaggcacacactcacacacaccagcacactcacacacactctcagGCACTTGCGCACATACGACAGCTCACACACGTGCACCCACTTCCTCGCACACGCAGAGCCGTCTCCACAGGCCTGGCCATGGCTGTCttcccagccctgggctcctgcTTTGGCCTCTTCCCCCTGAGAACAAAATGCGTCCTCTTCTTGTCCTGaccaccctccctcctcactgccATCACACCCAGGCAGCCCCCCCGTCTGCCCAGaactctccacatcctcacaccAAGGATGTCACCCTCCTCCACGCCAGCAACACCAGGCCCTCCTCCGGAaaacaaccaaaaccaaaaacagataaCTTATAAGAAACAAGACTTTTTGAGATGCTGGACTTCAAGAAACAAAGGGCAATGATCCCTGTGGCGACAGGAAACAACAAGAGGAGTGTAATAATTGCCCCAGCCTACTGCTGGGAGAAAGTTTTCAGGTCTTAGCGTAGGGCAGGGAAACCCAAGCAGAGCCCAGCAGACTCCAGACTCCCGGAGTTTGAAGAGATGGAGCTGGGAGTGTGTGGAGACCAAGGTGGTTCAGATGCCCAGGACAAAGTATCAGAGAGGAGACAGCTGCGCAGAGCATCCTGGAGATCTGCTGAGGGTTCCCCCTTAGCAAGCCGCTGAGATGTGGATGTACGGAATGCTACCCAAGGCCAGGAGAAAGACAATCTGAAAGGATTAGGGAGCAGGGCCTGGCACTCAGACAGAGCAGGGAAGGGTGGAAAACTCACAACCCACAGGGCACTGGGTAGAGAACCTCAGTCATGCTCCAGACCCACCTAACAAATCATAAAAGCAAAACCCAAAAGGATCAGATTGACTCCAAGTTACTTAACTGCATCCCAGGATGAAGCTCAAGAGTATTCAGAGGAATACAAATATGTCCAGCacacaaggtaaaattcacaatgtctggcatccaatcaaaGGCCACCAGGCacacaaagaagcaagaaaacacAGCTCATAACAAGGAGGCTAATAAACCTCCAGAAACTGACCCAGAACTAGTGCAGGTGTTAGACTCAGCAGACAGGGACATCAGAACGGTGGTTGTAACTGTACGccacatattcaaaaattaagtagaatatcaatatttaaaagtCCCAAGCAGAACTTCTAGACATGAAGACTCCaatgtcagaaatgaaaaatacactgaatgGAATTAATGGAAGATTAGACACGCAGAAGGAAAGATTAGCGAACTTAAGCAATAATAActatataaaaagaaacattgagagaaaaaagaatcccCCCCTCAAAATGAAAAGCACACCAGTGAGCTGTGGGACCACTAATCCGTGGGTAACTGGAGTCCCTGACATCAAGGGGCGGTGGGGGGGcgagaaaatattttgaagaaaaactgGCCAAAGCGTTTCCAAATCTGCAAACTACAGACACGTAGGGCTGGGAAGAGTGGAAGATGGTCCTGGGTAAGCAGGGGATGGGTGTCAGCTCACGTGAaggcagcagaggctgctggaGAGAAACTCAGTGATGGCTGCACCCCCAGACTTGCCCCGCATGGCGTCCCTCAGGCCTTGGGAGGAGCCCCCTCTCCCATGCAGTCCAAAACCTCTGCACTCTCTCCGAGCCTCCTGCCTAAACACGGAGTCCTCTCACCTTCGGGAGATTCAACAACATCTAAACTCGTTTTTGAGCGTCCGCTGCGTACCAGGCAGCGCGTGGGCCCTGAGCGTGCAGAGGAGGGTGAGACAGACGCGGCCTCAGGCCCATGCAGGCTACCGCCCCACGGAAAGGCCTGCCAGCCCGCCACGCCGGGCAGGGAACAGCTGCCCCTCCTGCCGTTCCCACCCAGCTCCCGCTCGCGGCTGTGACAGCGCCAGCCCTCCTGGGTCTGCCAGCCTCAGCAACGAGgggtccctcctcccagcccaggcgAACCCACCCTCTCCCTGAGTTTCCAGCCCCAACCCCTCTCCAGCTCCACAGAGCCTGGCTCCATCACTGGCACCCACGCACCTGATACCCCCTCCTCAGCCCCGGCTCCGGAGCCTAGAATTGCTCAGATCTTTCTCACCTTAAACCTTTTCCCAGACACCTGGGGCCTATGGTCAAGATTTGCTAAAGAAAGACCTGGGCAGTGCGAGTCTTCCAGTATCTCTCTGTGCCCTTTCCCCCACCCACACCCATCTCCCCCACCCACATACCCGGCACAAGCTGCTGGGgttggaaggaagagggggagacccctttcctggggtcctggggtggagagggaggtgagggcaggggaCAAGCAGAGGTGTCAGGCACCTCATACCCAGAGGGGCCCATCCCCGGTCACGGAGTGAATGTGACAGAGAcctcagagagacagagagccaCCAGGAGCTAGACCGAGGTGGAGCCAAGCCCCAGGAAGCAGACACTTGCCTTTCCAAAATGGATTTTCTCTCCTGGAACCGTGCCCACGAGTGCCTGGGCCCTCATCTCTGCTGAGCTGGTGGTCACTGTCCTCCGAGTCCAGCTGCTGGATGTCTTGAAAGTCCCTCGCCATGCTGGTTTGGGCGCTGGGTTGCAGCTGGACCTGGGAGGGGGGCGAGGTGCTTTTAGGGCTGGGGCTGATGTTTGTGCTAAGATGCTAATTCAGGAGGGGGCTGATGGATATAGGCTCAGAGTAGGTCAAGGCAATGGCTTGGGTTGGATCTGCagctggaaatgagtttggggctGAAATACAGCTGGGTCCCATCCCTTCTCAGGAGACTGCTGGAGCCTTGAGAAGCCAGGAGCCTCCCCTCCATGGGCTCCAAACCACCCCACATCTTCCTGTCTGCCTCCCACTGTCCCTGAACCAAGGTCCCTTTAATCCTAAACATTCCCCgtcccacctgcctccccacctcgGCTACCTGTTACAGGTATGGAGGGCAAACTCTTGGGTCTCTCAggcagcccaggccccagggcaaAGTATGGGCTTGAGCCGGgagaagtggggaaggggaggaggctggtccaGGCGAGGGCCCTGAGCCCGTGTGTCTGAGCGTCCAAGTGTTTCTAACACCCAGGACTTTGGACGGTAAATAGAAGTGGAAACCGAGTGAGAACTCAGGCAaagtgaggtgggggtgggggcaggaccgTCTATGTCCTTCACAGAGAACAGGGTCCCCAGGtctgcccccctcacccccacaaGCCAGTCACCTCACTCCTCATGGCACATTTGGGAGGGGTCCAGGccaggaggggcggggggggggagcagGTCACTgtttccccctgcccctcccccctttcaCTTTCTGCCTCTGACTCTCCCCGAATCACTGGTGCCTCCAAATACCCCGGACCAGGATCAGAGGCACCGGTCTCCGCTCCTGCCCAATCTGGCGTCTGGGCCTACATCGCCCATGTCCTGCGGGCCCAGCCCCCTGgatccccagccctgggccacctTTCCCGGGAGAAGGCCCCGCAGAGACAGGAAGttcaggaggagggaggagcgtCCAAAAGGCAGCCGTGTTGGGCAGGAGGGACCCCTTCTGCGGCCCTGGCAGCACAGGCCTTTGTCCTCATGCCCCTCCGCGGGGCTGAAGAGCCCGCAGACATTTTCTCAAGAGACGGGTTCTTCGGCTGTTGCCATTTCACAAAGGAGGAAATGGACCCTCGTGGAGATTAAGTGACTTGACCTGGGGGAGGGGTCCGTGGGTAGGGAAACTGGGAAGCAAAActtaataaagaggaaaaaagtcatCCCGTGAGAGTAGGGACATCACAGTCGTGTGAGGAAGATGGGGCTCCAAGACCTGAGGAACGTGACTAACTCAGGTCTACACTCGCACTGACACTAGCTTGGGAAAGAAATTCACCCGATTTTCTGACCCTCACCAAGAAGTGAAACTAGAGAAACTAACTACGGGCAGAGATCCTCTTATAAAGCTGTCTGGGCTTCTCCTTTTGCTGAAAAGGGGTTGGGACAGAGGCCTGTGCTTTTCTTGGGGTAACTTCCTGTTACCCAGAAAGTAGCACACAATCTGACATCCCAGCATTCCTACATCACCAAAGCAGTGGTGGCTGCTTTGCTTTTGGACTGTGAGATGTTGCTGAGAGATGTGttctccacatacacacacaggcacccGCACTCGTATTTGTATGCTTTGCTTTCTCCTGAATCCCCAGggcccggcacatagtaggtgctcaacaagtattgaatgaatgaatgaatttgcaGATAGCTTATTGACATGAATGTCTCATCAAACACTGCATACCTGAAGACTTGCATTCTAGTTCACGACCAACTGAATTGAGTTTCCCAATGCACTAATGGGGTCACAACTTGGTTTGAAAAACACTGCGATGCAGTCCCAGTCTTGGCAGGGATGTGGTTTTAGTTTCAAGATGCAGGCACAAGCTTAAAAAATGGCTTATTATACTGCGTGTCAAGGTTTACCAACTGCCAtccaggggtggggggcattcTCACTGGCCACCCACTTTGACTGAATTGATTCCAAGTCTCAGGGTACACCCCCTACGCCGGCATTGGCGAGAcaggacagagaaaacagacacctctgcttccttctcttcctccccatgTGAAAGTCAGCATCTTAACTTGCCAAAAGTTGGCATATACTCGGATTATTTCTTACGTTTCCATATTGCCTCTATTTTTTGTCAGGGTTTTTCTGACTTTGGTTACAAAATCCTTTTTCTTCccgttggttttggttttggggttttgtcGGTTTTTTTGTACCTCAGGCACAGAAAGTTAGATGAGTCATATTTCTGAGTTGCTGGCATCCAGTCTTCCTCAGAAGTCTGAGCAagacctttctcttttttttttttaattttttttaaattaaaaaaaatttttttttggtgggggaggtaattaggtttacttttttgtttatttttttggaggcagtactgaggattgaacctgggaccttgtgcatgctaagcatgtgctctaccacttgagctataccctcccccaagacctttctcttattttattatttttcctcctcaatCCTGTCTCCCTACACCAACTCCTATGTCTGCTACATGATACAGTCTCCAAAGATGGCGGCCATCAAGCTCTCCCCTCACTATACATACAAGTTACACCAGCCACCCAGAGGGAGAGGCCATTTCCCCTCCCTTTGACTCTGTGACTTGCCTGGACCAACTGAAAGTGCTCAGAATGACACTCTGCCAGTTCTGGGGCCAGTTCTAGGTCAAGAGACCTAGAAGCTTCAAGTTTCAtacctggaggccagtcccaTGCTATAAGGAACCCCAGCTACCCGGCTGGAGGGAGAAACCTGGTCTAGAGGCCCCAGGGGTAACACACAATatggagatggagggagagagacggagagagaaCACACAGGAGCACTGAGGTTCTCGACATGTGAACAAAGCCTTTCTGGGAgcttccagcccagcccagcccagcctagcCAACAGTTGAATACATCCAAG encodes the following:
- the ASGR2 gene encoding asialoglycoprotein receptor 2 isoform X1 — encoded protein: MARPVETALRVRGRTPPPQPFLLQRLCSNFHLSLLVLGFNVLLLVAVCVIWSQRAQLQVELQTLKETSDNFSSGTLTEILALSSHGGSTGDKVTSLEAKLEKQQQALKADHATLLLHLKHFPVDLRMLTCQLAFLQSNGTQCCPVNWVDYEGSCYWFSRSGKPWLEAEKYCQLENAHLVIINSREEQKFIAQHTNPFQTWIGLTDSDGSWRWVDGTDYRYNYKNWAATQPDDWQGHELGGSEDCAEIRGDGRWNDDFCQQVKRWVCEMKRNITD
- the ASGR2 gene encoding asialoglycoprotein receptor 2 isoform X2, encoding MARDFQDIQQLDSEDSDHQLSRDEGPGTRGHGSRRENPFWKGTPPPQPFLLQRLCSNFHLSLLVLGFNVLLLVAVCVIWSQRAQLQVELQTLKETSDNFSSGTLTEILALSSHGGSTGDKVTSLEAKLEKQQQALKADHATLLLHLKHFPVDLRMLTCQLAFLQSNGTQCCPVNWVDYEGSCYWFSRSGKPWLEAEKYCQLENAHLVIINSREEQKFIAQHTNPFQTWIGLTDSDGSWRWVDGTDYRYNYKNWAATQPDDWQGHELGGSEDCAEIRGDGRWNDDFCQQVKRWVCEMKRNITD